In a genomic window of Phycodurus eques isolate BA_2022a chromosome 2, UOR_Pequ_1.1, whole genome shotgun sequence:
- the LOC133415078 gene encoding LOW QUALITY PROTEIN: uncharacterized protein LOC133415078 (The sequence of the model RefSeq protein was modified relative to this genomic sequence to represent the inferred CDS: inserted 2 bases in 1 codon; deleted 1 base in 1 codon) has protein sequence MEDCHTERTTKPKALSVKECGWTAEDCHLVEEPPGDSHRGTLCLPHIFRSKKVKPRRRTQTTGPAYQVYHTARELLLEVLDDRGAIRELMRRASVLRCGPPRPSHAQRREQGVRFSEEDYTEMLTCFSVVLQDGLSVGERELSLRLEGWKGVLKRNCFQSCLLHLSRLEDEDKLEALSAFCGHVTKRYRGLHTPGENLAVKKYKLRYQQIPCTLHLAILCDISSGFICNMHLYVPEQLRGRSKKPVVVQVVEHLIRPFRSHRHLLWLDPSVWTEGKLLHIFSESKAEIXGQLRRREPSSSAESTSKFFSASFLAAHLQGWTGPALLFPLSDMRESQADLLLPGLWVALHSIYINTFVLHTLQSSGRQVQLTQFTRTLASQLALDNSAGVPVPPQLSSASYQEMQRLTSFPKQRKNTHSSGHVTEKRLEGWDRPGVCGLDNSGNAALQCVCSTVPLVEGLLHRDTCKELARAKCRVAQVFVRLLAQMRLGRSSSCGPVEARSLLCSILPQFNNHSQQDAQELLLLLFNALHDDLKKVGRCGMQPRRDQDINCASGPGESTVVSKLFEGQLSYMRVCTQCDHQTHNTQTFTVLSLPIPTHVGKCSIRDCLSLFFEQTLLTGGEKMLCSACERRKETALLACLDKPPEILVLHLKRCSQLDSCCKGKNQVKLRTNVIFSMVLDLSLFLSSSAQNTSCSSYRLYAVVNHAGHLNTGHYTALCHSALTRTWHRFNDSAVRELRDSHVQSPGAYVLLYSRKPFRKPKIVGLQMT, from the exons ATGGAAGACTGTCACACAGAACG GACAACGAAGCCTAAGGCTTTGTCAGTCAAGGAGTGCGGCTGGACAGCAGAGGATTGCCACCTAGTGGAAGAGCCGCCAGGAGACTCACACAGAGGAACCCTGTGTCTGCCTCACATCTTCAGGTCAAAGAAAGTCAAGCCTCGTCGCCGGACCCAGACAACGGGCCCGGCTTATCAGGTGTACCACACGGCCCGAGAGCTCCTTCTGGAGGTGCTGGAT GATAGAGGAGCCATTCGGGAGCTGATGAGGAGAGCCTCCGTGTTGAGGTGTGGACCTCCTCGGCCTTCGCACGCTCAAAGAAGGGAGCAAGGCGTCCGCTTCTCCGAGGAGGATTACACCGAGATGTTAACTTGCTTCTCCGTGGTTCTGCAGGACGGTCTCTCTGTGGGAGAGCGTGAGCTGAGCCTCCGATTAGAAGGCTGGAAGGGGGTCCTGAAGAGAAACTGCTTCCAAAGCTGCCTCCTGCATCTGAGCCGACTGGAGGATGAAGACAAGCTGGAAGCCTTGTCCGCCTTCTGCGGCCATGTGACCAAGCGCTACCGAGGATTACACACGCCTGGTGAGAACCTGGCTGTGAAGAAATACAAACTTCGGTACCAACAGATTCCCTGCACGCTTCATCTGGCTATCCTCTGTGATATCAGCTCAGGGTTCATCTGCAACATGCATCTGTACGTCCCGGAGCAGCTCCGGGGACGTAGTAAGAAGCCTGTCGTTGTGCAGGTGGTGGAGCACCTGATCAGACCTTTCCGCAGCCACCGCCACCTGCTGTGGTTGGACCCCTCTGTCTGGACGGAGGGCAAGCTCCTTCACATCTTCTCTGAGTCAAAAGCTGAGAT CGGACAGCTTCGACGGAGGGAGCCATCCTCATCTGCAGAAAGCACATCGAAGTTCTTCTCAGCATCCTTCCTTGCAGCTCATCTCCAAGGCTGGACCGGACCGGCTCTTCTTTTCCCTTTGTCCGACATGAGAGAATCACAGGCAGACTTGCTCCTCCCCGGTCTCTGGGTGGCACTGCACAGCATCTACATCAACACATTTGTGCTCCATACCCTGCAGAGCTCAGGCAGGCAGGTCCAGCTGACCCAGTTCACCAGAACTCTGGCCTCTCAGCTGGCTCTGGACAACAGCGCCGGAGTGCCGGTCCCGCCTCAGCTAAGCAGCGCATCGTACCAAGAGATGCAACGTCTGACAAGTTTCCCCAAGCAAAG aaaaaacacacacagcagcgGTCATGTGACGGAAAAGCGACTAGAGGGGTGGGACCGACCCGGTGTGTGCGGTTTAGACAACTCTGGAAACGCGGCGTTGCAGTGCGTTTGCTCCACGGTGCCCCTGGTTGAGGGCCTCCTTCACCGGGACACTTGCAAAGAGCTGGCACG AGCCAAGTGTCGGGTGGCCCAGGTTTTTGTGCGCCTCCTGGCGCAGATGCGGCTGGGGAGGAGCTCCAGCTGTGGCCCTGTGGAGGCCAGGTCCTTGCTGTGCTCCATCCTGCCCCAGTTCAACAACCACTCGCAGCAGGACGCTCAGGAactcctgctcctcctcttcaATGCACTCCACGACGACTTAAAGAAG GTCGGGAGATGCGGGATGCAGCCGAGACGAGACCAGGATATAAATTGTGCCTCTGGACCGGGAGAGTCTACCGTTGTTTCCAAGCTGTTCGAAGGGCAGCTCAGCTACATGAGAGTCTGCACGCAGTGTGACCATCAGACCCACAACACGCAGACCTTCACTGTGCTCTCCTTACCCATCCCCACGCACGTCGGCAAATGTTCCATTCGG GACTGCTTGTCACTGTTCTTTGAGCAAACTCTCCTGACGGGGGGAGAGAAGATGCTGTGCTCGGCCTGCGAGCGGCGGAAAGAAACCGCTCTCCTCGCTTGTCTGGACAAACCTCCCGAAATCCTCGTGCTGCACCTGAAACG CTGTTCTCAACTGGATTCGTGTTGTAAAGGGAAGAACCAGGTGAAACTGAGGACCAACGTTATCTTCTCCATGGTGCTCGATCTCAGCTTGTTTCTGTCCAGCTCAGCGCAGAATACTTCCTGTTCTTCCTACCGCCTCTACGCGGTCGTG AACCACGCAGGTCACCTGAACACGGGTCACTACACGGCTTTGTGCCACAGCGCCCTGACCCGAACATGGCACCGCTTCAATGACTCGGCGGTCCGAGAACTACGCGACAGTCACGTGCAATCCCCAGGCGCCTACGTCCTGCTTTACAGTCGCAAGCCGTTCCGAAAACCGAAGATCGTTGGCCTACAAATGACATAA